One window of Pocillopora verrucosa isolate sample1 chromosome 9, ASM3666991v2, whole genome shotgun sequence genomic DNA carries:
- the LOC131780687 gene encoding melanocyte-stimulating hormone receptor-like, with protein MENVTKDSGMYEIVQSVTCAAPTQGNQYLFVLTAINILLAITAALGNILVFFALRRISSLQPASRILLRSLIISDFCVGVCVQPLYAIQLLSMAQQRLQLCYALVSINEIVGTTLSGVSLCTLTAISLDRLLALCMGLSYKHVITLRRTRRMIIILWFFNILFSNLRRFWRYVLISNVMSSLIYCTLFISALTYLTIYLKLRKHREQVQRSVHQRQPNEQGRAFNISKYRKTVYTALCVQLALVVCYFPYGIVVALAHTRGYNSSYNFTVRLTISLVLLNSSLNPILYCWRIHGVKQVVKAMIRSLGLLFN; from the coding sequence ATGGAAAATGTAACCAAGGACAGTGGAATGTACGAGATAGTGCAGTCCGTGACTTGTGCTGCCCCCACACAAGGAAACCAATACTTGTTTGTACTGACAGCTATAAACATTCTACTCGCCATTACAGCCGCTTTGGGTAATATTTTGGTCTTTTTTGCTCTGAGGAGAATTTCATCTCTTCAGCCCGCATCCAGAATCCTGTTACGAAGTCTGATTATTAGTGATTTTTGTGTTGGTGTTTGTGTTCAACCTTTGTACGCCATTCAGTTGTTGTCGATGGCACAGCAACGATTGCAACTTTGCTACGCACTTGTAAGTATTAATGAAATCGTTGGGACAACTCTTAGCGGAGTGTCGTTGTGTACTTTAACTGCTATAAGTTTGGACAGGCTTCTTGCTCTTTGTATGGGATTAAGTTACAAGCATGTCATAACATTGAGGCGAACACGCAGAATGATCATAATCCTTTGgtttttcaacattttgttCTCCAATCTGAGACGGTTTTGGAGGTACGTTTTAATTTCCAATGTGATGTCTTCTTTAATATACTGCACCTTATTCATCTCTGCTTTAACTTACTTAACCATTTACTTAAAACTACGCAAACATCGTGAGCAGGTGCAACGGAGTGTGCATCAACGCCAACCGAACGAACAAGGAAGAGCTTTCAACATTTCCAAATACAGAAAAACTGTATACACAGCGCTGTGCGTACAACTTGCCCTAGTGGTGTGTTACTTTCCTTATGGAATAGTTGTCGCTTTGGCACACACGCGAGGTTACAACTCATCGTATAATTTTACTGTTCGTCTAACAATTTCTCTTGTGTTGCTTAATTCATCATTGAATCCCATTCTGTATTGCTGGAGAATACATGGAGTAAAACAAGTAGTGAAAGCCATGATTAGAAGCCTAGGACTTTTATTCAACTAG